Genomic DNA from Chaetodon trifascialis isolate fChaTrf1 chromosome 19, fChaTrf1.hap1, whole genome shotgun sequence:
TTTTAACTCAGTGAACAGTCAGAAAAATACTACAACAAACAACCATGAACAGCTAGAGGATCAAttctgcttcacttcctgtgatTATTAAAGAATTATTTATAATTATTCTGGAAGTTATCTTGAATTGGCAGCGAATCGTTTCGAGATgccagaaaatgtttaaatgtggagatcatgaaataaaaaagatgatTAAGATCGAGATGTTTCCCAGAGATCTAAGAACAACATCTGGATAGATAAATATCTAGAAATGTGTAAATATCCAGTAGAAATTAATGTTTGAGTATCAGAATATTTGTTAAAAGCACCTTTTTGTACAGGATGTTCTTTCCTCAGTTGTCTTCAGTGTCTCAGAGATATGAGGGGACAGTCAGGACACTAAGAGACCGTCCTCTTCATGTGTTCGAGGTACAAACTGTAAGGCTGCGTTGTTTAGGTTGGAGCTCATCTGTGTGACTTCCTGCTTTAAGAGCTAACCTCTAACGTTTAGATCCTGAGCTCGCGTCTTATTTTGATATCAAGGAAACATCTTGGAAAACTCTTGAATTCTCCAGAGTCACACATTTCAGCGGCATCAGGTTCACATCCATGTGTCCAGTACAGAGACGGATGGAGGACACAGTCCAACCATCTCCACAACTGGACTTCAGCATCATAATGACTCAGTGAATTCAATGAAAGAAGACCCAGATCCCAGAGACACGACGGCaccacagactgaaagatgtggaaactccagaaacacctgtttggatcattccacaggtaaacaggctgattggtcacaggtgagaggatcacgattggctatgaaaggctcagtcgttcatagaggatggagcgagttcaccactttgtgagcacatggatgaagagatgaacacatgaagctgctgtcagtgaacagtttgattattgatgattgattctggtTTGTTGGTGTTTCACAGAGTTCAGGCtgttctggaatcagggttgtagagAAAACTGATGCCAGATTGACAttctgttcatcatcatcatcgtcatcatcatcatcgtcatcatggTCGCCTGTGTCTcacagtctgtctgcaggtttGTTTCCAGGTGAAGATCCGTCCTAATGACACCTGAACgcctcctgtttctctctcgATGTGTGACAGCACCTGAAGCTCTGCAGGACGAACGTCTTCTCATAACACCTGTCCTCAGGTGGAGCAGAAAGCTGTGACCTACAGCTGCCAGTGAGCTTCTTCAGGACTGTTCGGGTGGAAGATCAGCCTCTCAGATTTGGGGGATCTGTGTTTCCAACGGTCTAAAACAGAGAGCCTGACATCACACCCACGTCACTCAGTGATTGGTCCGCTGTGTGAAGGTGAGAACGGAGGCGGGGTTTGAACTGTTCACGTGAACTGTTCATGTGAACTTCCTGTCAGATGGACATTTGTCTCTGACTCAGAGAATCTACAGATCATTCACGGACAGGTGTGAGGACACACCTGGTAAACATGTGGAGGACCAAATCTGCATAACGGACGAAAATGAATGAAGGAATTTTCCCAGTTTTAAAGatcatttttgtctttcctgCGATGTGAGAATAAATCAAACTGAACGTTTCACCTTCAGTTTCTTATTTCAAATTAAAGGTTCGTCTCAgttttttgtgcctttttctcatttgtctttgattgatttgaagattttatttattcatttatttatttcctgatGAGTCAGCTTTCGTCCTCCAAACAAACGAGTGTTTCCTCTGCACCTCCTGCTCGGACTTGAACCTGTGACTTCCCTTTAACCGCTGGTCCACCGGCACATCACTCAGTCCATCACTGTTAGCAGACGggtttgttctgtgtgtgtgtgtgtgtgtgtgtgtgtgtgtgtgtgtgtgtgtgtctatgacCTGAGATGACCTCTGTTCTGTTCCTCATTAAAACCAAACGTTCAGAatcagcagagtgtgtgtgtgtgtgtgttattatgcAGACGTCCTCATGcactgtcttcatttccactgTCCTGAACAAATGTCCTCCACTTCAGCAGACACTGTCCTCACAGACACTGTCCATGAATAACCATGAAGACTGAGAGGGAGACTTATTGGTCCCGTATTTCAGAACGATGCATTCATACATTGAGCCTTTTGTTTCCCTGTTGGacaataaaagacaataaaagacACCTTTATGTCCTTATGACCTTTATGATCCAGCAGATAAAATTTATATTTCTGTTAATGTTTGACTTCAGTTCGTCCTCGTTGTTCGTTCCAAAGTCCCCAGAGCTGCACTGTGATGGCATTTCCTTCAAGGACAGTTTGACGATGAGACGCAGAGCTGGGACATCGTGTGAATCAGCAGAGCTTTGAAAAACTCcaccagaggaagaagaaacgCTTTAAAGGATCCACTGAAGACCAAGTTCAGCCTTCGGTAAGTCGCACCAAGTGAGCGGAGagtctggactctgtggagggTTTGGACTGATccgtctcacctgttgtctcctTCGCTGAGGAAACATAGAAGCACAGACATTAGAAGCAGTTTTACAATTACATGTTCTCCAGTACATCAACCCTGAGAACCTCAAACAGGACCGAAGACTGGATTGAAAGGGGAATCGTCTCTTTGGCTGAACTGTTGGATTTGTGCGCTGAGcgccatgtttttgtttcacaggCTAAAAACTTCACCAACAACTGGTTTAATGTGTAAAACTGGCTCATTCAAAACTTCAAAACgtttttatgtgaaatatgAATTTGAAAAGTAAATGTAGTGTAGGATCCAATAGAAACTGAAGtataagtacctcaaaatttTACTACAGTACTTCAGTGAATGTACTTTAGTGCGTTCTGCCGATCTGATCaataaaattcaattcaattcaatttcaattcaatttatttgtatagcgccaaatcacaacagaagttgtctcaggacactttccatatagagcgggtacagaccaaactctttatctacagaggaccaacaattccctcatgagcagcacttggcgacagcggcgaggaaaaacttcctttaacaggcagaaacctcagactgaaccagactctgggtggatTTTACATCAAAACTCTAAATCGGCCATAAAACCTCAGAACTTCTGCACAAACATCCGTCTCACCCAGTGCTGGTCAAAGGGCAAAAGATAAGAAAAGATAAAGTAGAAGAGATAACGAGAAATGTTTACTGACTGAACGTAACGTCGTCCTGATCCCATGAAGAAAACTTGTTCTGCCAGGTTTGTCTTCAGTTTGTTAACAGTGGGAAATAAAGTTTttagtacacagagtacacgGAGTACACGGAGTACACGTTTTCAGTTCCATTCATGTCTGAGCTTTGTGCGACACCTAAACCTGAAGAACTCCCCGTGAAGTTTCTACATGAACCAAAAGCAGTTTGTAtctgacaaacagctgaaagatCCTTTGACTTCACACCAGCTTCCCTTAATTGGCTCTTTGGCATTAAGTGTAGGCTGAGAGGCAGTGACTTTGATTAAGGTTTAAGTTTTAGGTTTTGTACAGATCAGAGAAAGCGGGATGTTTGATTCTTGACGGatcagatttgactgacagGAAGTCTTGGAGGtttcctgctctgtgattggagcTGAACAGGTTTCCAGACTGTGGCACCGTTCTCAGATTGATGGTGCAGGACTGATGAAGGAGCATCAGCTGTTTCCTCGATATGTGAAGGTGGAAGGACTGAAGTCACCTgctgactgttttcttttttctaccacaCAGCAGACGAAAAGTGTTCATCTGCAGTGAACCTCAGTTTTACATTATTTCTCCATGTGAGCTCTCTACTGGACAGAAAATACAACTGCATCAGAAGGAATCTTAGTGTTGAAGCTTCTCAAGTGTTTTTCCACAGTGGAAATCTTTGACTTGCTTTCTGACTTTGGTGCCATCTGCTGGTAGAACCAAGAACAACACTGTGGTGGAGAGCAGCTCTTGGCTCTGAGCTGAGGCTTGTTGTTCTGACTGAGTGCAGCTCTCTCAGCAGGTCGTCCTCTTGGTGTGAAGGTGTGGACTCTGCTATGAATGagtgtgaggacagacatgaggGAGGCCGTCCCTCTAAAACTGGCCTGCGGGGGGAACCAGACAGCCGGACCAAAGCTCAGAGGTGAGACGAGAATCTGTCCAGGACTCGTCTCTGTGTCCACACTCACATCAGTCCACCTTCATTATTCACactcagagctgtgtgtgtgttctgttgaAGCCcagaacagcagcacagagcagactctgctggacctggacctgagGCTAAACCTGGACCTGAAGCCACCAACAGTGACCTGTCTGTGAATGAACATCTTCACTTCGTGGGTGGACACCTCTCTGCTGATCAAAGGTAAGAGCGTCTCTGCGGAGATGAGGTTTGACATCTTCGTCGTCATCACTTCATGTTCTTTTCTCTTGATTTTGTGTCATCTTGGTCGCACATTTTGTACATTGTAGATCTTAAAATCCACAAACAGCTGGTTTGAGAATGTGGAAGAACATTGAAAATTCTCAGAAAGTCTCAGAGTCACATTCTTCACTCATTATTCTTATAAAAGTTGAACTACAGCACCACGTTTGCTGAGCAACAGTTCAAACCTGACGGACTGCTGGCAGACATGTTGGAGTTCTTTCTGGTGATGTCAAAATCTGGTCCCACATTTCAGGAATTAATGTCGTTGCATActctgaaaaatgtgaaatgaaaagttaGGAAAATATATCCAAAGCTGGAAAGATTGGAGTCATCTTTGAAGAGCAAAGTCCCAGCTGCCCATCATCACAACCTTTTCTGCCCAGTGCCACAGAACGGTCGTCGGCCCAGCCAGCCTCATTTGGTACTTGAGGTTGTCAATTGGCCATTCCAGCCGAGCTCCCAGAACCCCCAGTTGGCTGTCCCCACTGACGTCCAGCCTAGACTCCCAGAACACCTCCCGGCCGTCCCTGCTGACACCCTGCTTGAACCCCACTTGGCAGCCTCTGCCAGTCCAGGGCCTCTGGTTCTGCTCTCCAGACATCTGaatgctctgtctgtctggttgtACCCCTGCCCATTctccagagctgctctgctgatgtTGCCAGCATTCAAGCCATCATCCAGAGCTGCAAGGTCCTTGGGCCCTGCCCCTCTGATGTTTTTTGTACTGTGCAGTGGGAAAATCAGATCAAGAAGACCCACAAGAAGAAAAGGGGCAGACAAGGTTCACTTGTTTTATCAATTCTCTGTTTCCATCAGGATTGATCAGCAGGGACCAGATTCTCCTGAACCCACCTGTGTGTCCATGAGGAGCGACAGATCCATGCATCAACCTGTTACTTTCAAATGTGGACACCCCTCAGCGTCtccaaggtaaaaaaaaaatattgtccatTGGGTATGATGTCTTAATCAGACACGATAAAAGTCTGTATTTCTATTTGCTTCTTTGAAAATGTTACATCCAAAGATTCATGCTGAAATTAAAGAGTTTTGTTTCTGACAGAacagcttctgtttgtgtgtttgcttcgcAGGTTTCATCAGCAGAGCTTGAAGGTTCCCAATGGTCAGCCtgcccagcagcatcagacagaCCTGGACTCCATATTTAAGGTATCTGCTACAGTGTATGACATCAGCATGAAGGTGCCCCCTGAACCACCACCCTCATCCAGTCTCCACGCTGcactctgcagagcagcagacgaTCTGATGTTGACTTTGGGGAATTaaagtttacattttattctgttccagctgctggaggaaaacattGTCAGTTTTGTGGTGAACGAGCTGAAGAAAGTCCAGAGAGTTCTGCGTTCAGATGACCCAGAATACTTTGAgagtcagagggaggatgaggaggtgttggacagtgaggatgaagagcagagcagagaggcattTCTGAAGATCACACAGCACTTCCTGAAGAGAATGAAGCAGGCGGACCTGGCCGACTGTCtgcagagcagtaagaggaATTCAACAGATTTACCATGATGGAGGTGACTGGGGAGAGGTTCAAACTGTTTACAGCTGATGTGCCGAAGAGGTTTCATGCAGCCTTTTCCAGCCAGCAGTAGTTGCTGGAACTCGTGGTCAACAGTCAATTTCGACTCTCATATTTCTTGTGCTGAAGTGAGGTTGTACTTTGTTAACAAAGATAATACAAACACTTTATGTTGATGGTGTCGACATTCCATGAATGGAAATATTTGGATGTCTGGTGAGTTATTTTAGAAATACTTCCCCAAAATTCAGCCTGAAAGGGCTGGAAGGTGCGTGTGGGCTGGAGCATAACCTCGTTATTCCCAGCTGTCAGCGTGGACTTCCTGAGCGAGGATCacactttattctttattaacAGTGACTGTCAAATAGGTTTGCATGCTCCATTATTACTGAGGCCCTTACACTGAATGCGAATGTCTATATTGTGGGTTCTGGGACACCTGTTTGAAaaatataaggtgaatagaattggtccaagcacagaaccctgcggaactccatagctggctttagtgagcacagaggagtcgtcattaacgcgtacaaactgagagcgatctgacaagtaggatttaaaccagcttagcgcagatcccttaatgccaatgaaatgttccagtgtctgcaataggatgccatggtcaatggtgtcaaatgcagcactaagatccagtaagattagtacagagacaaatcctctatcagatgcaattagaaggtcatttgtaactttaaccagtgctgtctctgtgctatgatgcactctaaatcctgactggaaatcctcgaataaactattattgtgtagaaagtcgcacagctgattggcaactgctttctcaagagtttttgagagacagggaaggttggatatcggtctatagttggctaaaacccctggatcaagagtgGCTTTTTAGTAGAGGTTTTATcgcagctactttaaaggactgtggtacgtagcctgttgataaagtgCGAACAAAAAGGTGCACTCCAatgcaaatgaagtgaaatgaagacagagaagTCAGATTATCTTTATCTTTCCCGTCGACAATATTTTGTATGATCCAGTgcaaaaacaagtgaaagacAGCATTTTATTCAATAGCAGAAGAGAACCGGTGGCAAAGGAAATACAAGACACGTCAAAGTGTCGTCATGGTGTGATGGAGCTGACTGTCGGCAGGGACACCCACAGTAGACCCCCCACAGAAGTGCATCTTGTCTGATTTTCACTCAAATCATAAAAACCTGTAAGAGGCTTTATCCTTTATCACTGAGGGAGGAAGTCCCCAGAGCCTCTTGTGAGTTGCTTTCGGAAAGACGCTACAAACTTCCCTTGTTGTAAATTTAGCAAACAAACTTTATGTCTACAGTAGATGCCTTGTAGATAAAGTCAGCTGCATGCATCACTACAGCGCtgtacagggagccagtggggATCTGCCTCTGGTCTATATGGGCCCTGTCACAGACCACATGAGAGATCTGGATGGCTGGATCTGAAGCATCCAGTTATTAATTACATTCCTTGTTTGTTCATTCAGGAACTAGAGTCCCAGTGTGCCGCTGCAAGCTCAAGTCTAACCTAAAGGAGAAGTTCCAGAGTGTGTTTGAGGGCATCGCTAAAGCAGGAAACCAGACCCTCCTGAATCAGATCTAcacagagctcttcatcacGGAAGGAGGGACTGGAGAGGTCAATGATgaacatgaggtcagacagattgAAACAGCATCCAGGAAACCACACGGACCAGAAACCATAATCAGACAAGAAGACATCTTTAAAGCCTCACCTGGACGAgatgaaccaatcagaacagtgatgacaaagggAGTGGCTGGCATTGGGAAGACGGTCTTAACACAgaagttcactctggactgggctGAAGACAAAGCCCACCAGGACATTCAGTTCATGTTTCCGTTcactttcagagagctgaatgtgctgagagagaaaaagttcagcttggtggaacttgttcatcacttctttcctgaaaccaaagaggcaggaatctgcaggtttgaagagTTCAGGGTTTTGTTCATCTTTGACGGTCTGGATGAGAGTCGACTTCCTCTGGACTTTACCAACAACGAGATCCTGACTGATGCTACCGAGTCCAcctcagtggatgtgctgctggcaaacctcatcaggaggaacctgcttccctctgctcgcctctggataaccacacgacctgcagcagccaatcagatccctcctgagtgtgttgacatggtgacagaggtcagagggttcactgatgaacagaaggaggagtacttcaggaagaggttcagagatgaggagcaggccaaAAGAATCATCTCCAACATCAAGACATCACgaagcctccacatcatgtgccacatcccggtcttctgctggatcactgctacagttctggaggatgtgatgaagaccagagaggaaggacagctgcccaagaccctgactgagatgtacatccacttcctggtggttcagtccaaagTGAAGAACATCAagtatgatggaggagctgagtcagaCCCTCAGTGGACTCCAGAGAGCAAGAAGATGATTGAgtctctgggaaaactggcttttgagcagctgcagaaaggaaacctgatcttctaccaatcagacctgacagagtgtggcatcgatatcagagcagcctcagtgtactcaggagtgttcacacagatcttcaaagaggagagaggactgtacCAGGACAGGGTGTTCTGCTTCGTCCATCTGAGtgttcaggagtttctggctgctcttcatgtccatCTGACCTTCATCAACTCTGGAGTCAATCTGCTGTCAGAAGAACAGTCGACCTTCTGGTGGTCTAACATCTTTAGAGGGAAACTTAAACTAAAACATTTCTATCAGAGTGCAGTGAACAAGGCCTTCCAGAGTCCAAATGGACACCTGGACTTGTTCCTTCGCTTCCTCCTTGGTCTTTCACTGCAGGCCAATCAGAATTTCCTACCAGGTTTGCTGACTCAGACAGGATGTAGCTCAGAAACCAATGAGAAACCAGTTGAGTACATCAAAGAGAAGATCAGTGAGAAtgtgtctgcagagaaaagcatcaatctgttccactgtctgaatgaactCAATGATCGTTCTCTGGTGGATCAGATCCAACAGTCTCTGAGTTCAGGAAGTCTCTCTACAGAtaaactgtctcctgctcattggtcagctctggtcttcatcttactgtcatcagaaaaagatctggacgtgtttgacctgaagaaatACTCTGCTTCAGAGAAGGCtcttctgaggctgctgccagtggtCAAAGCCACCAACAAAGCTCTGTAAGTGGATAAATTACGAGGTACTTTTATGAACTTTACAataaaaagacaagaaacaaacattttcaaacttgcCTTCACTAATTTATCCTCAGGTTAACTGACTGTAAACTCTCAGATAGAAGCTGTGAAGTTCTGTCCTCGGTTCTCAGCTCTcagtcctccagtctgagagagctggacctgagtaacaacaacctgcaggactcaggagtgaagctgctgtctgctggactgaagAGTCCACATTGTGCACTGGAAATTCTCAGGTCAGACTTCAGTTGTTTGTTGAACATCTGATCTTAAATTCTGCTCATCTGGCTTCAggttcatggtaatgaagatGGCCAACATCTGCAGGATTTTACTGCTGACATGATTTTCTGTTCATGTATCTAATCAAGTAATTTTAAGTTCCATGAAAATGGAATTCTACACTTAAATCTAcctgttttatctttgtttgtgtgacaaTGTGCAAGAACTCAGGTGACAACACATTCCATTTGAAGATCTATGTTTTCTTATGTACATCTCCATTCAGGCCAACTGAAAAGCTTTAAAGTATGGAATCATTTGCCGGAGAAAATAGGGAAGACTGCATAATTGAAAGTACGACTTCTGACAACATTAAATAGCAATTTTGTCAAATGTGCACATGTCTCTTCAGGTTAACTGGCTGTAACCTCTCAGATAGAAGCTGTGAAGTTCTGTCCTCAGTTCTCAGCTCTcagtcctccagtctgagagagctggacctgagtaacAATGACCTGCAGGACTCAGGAGcgaagctgctgtctgctggactggagagtccacacTGTGAGCTGGAAACTCTCAGGTCAGACTTCGGCTCATCTTATTAGTCCTGCTCATCTGGCTTTAGGTTCATGTTAGTGAAGATGGCCAACATCTATAGGATTTTACTGCTGATGtgacacagattttttttttcataactCCAGACTGTCAGGTTGTCTCAtcacagaggacggctgtgcttctctggcctcagctctgagctcaaacccctcccatctgagagagctggacctgagctacaaTCATCCAGGAGACGCAGGAGCGAAGCtcctgtctgctggactggaagATCCACACTGGGGACTGGACACGCTCAGGTATGGACAGACAGCAAGagctcacacactgcaggtgaCTAATTTCTCTTATTTCATCATGAAGGACGTCTTGTTTCTTTAAGCATGAACATGTGATTGTTTCTAGTCCGTGTGGTGTGTTTTAAACCTGTTATTTGTTCCAgctttcctgctcctctgtctgaaTTTATCAGTCTGGTTTTCTGTGGGAGGTTTTTGATTTGTTCACTCCTGCCATGAATTTTACTTTATTGTTTGTCCTTGTTGCCTCTCAAATAAACCAACCAAAAACTCAACTGTATATGTACATCACATtatctgctgcttcttcttcttgttcttctcctTGTTCTCGTTCttgttcctcttcatcttcttgttGTCATTCTTCTtcgtctttgtcttcttcacGTCTTTTTTGACAGAATTGCGTAGACAGTTGACACCGATGAGTTTCAGCCTGTTTCACACCGACAAACTGAGGATCAGTTCTTCATGCTGAGCAGCAGTTTGGACAGATGTTGGACAGACATTCATTGTGACTTTGTTTCTTCCTCCAGGTTGGACCACGGTGGAGCGCAGAGGTTAAAACCTGGTCTGAGGAAGTGTGAGTGTGGATTCAGTTTGACTAAACAGCACAGTTTCCCTTTGTGTTCCAGGATGTTAGTGGTGGTGTTAATTCATGGAGCGCTGCTGTTGTCATGTACATGTAAACATCTGCTTTGTCCCATCAGACTTCTGTGAACTGATGCTGGACGTCAACACGGCAAACAGGAACCTCCGactgtctgacaacaacaggacGGTGACACGCGTGAAGGAGGATCTGCCGTATTCTGACCACCCGGACAGATTTGGCTGctggcagctgctgtgtggaactGGGCTAACTGGTCGCTGTTACTGGGAggtggagtggagaggaggagttCGTGTAGCCGTGACGTACAGAGGGATCAGCAGGAAAGGAAACAGCGATGACTGTATGTTTGGAAAGAACGATCAGTCCTGGAGTCTGAACTGCTCTGACGGTGGATTCTCCGTCTGGCACAGTAACAGAGTAatgtccctccctctgtccgtCTCCAACAGAGTGGCCGTCTATGTGGACTGTCCTGCTGGGACTCTGTCCTTCTACAGGGTGTCTTCAGACTCCCTGGTCCACCTGCACACCTTCAGCACCACGTTCACTGAGCCTCTTTATGCTGGATTCAGGCTCTGGTTGTACgactcctctgtgtctctgtgttctctgtAGGGGGACAGCTTCAGTCCCGAGGACGGTGCCGATAACGAACGTTTGATTAACGACCTCAGCAACCGGCTGTTGGATGGTAAGATGATCAGTGTACCGAACCAGCGGACGGAGACAACGTTATCCAGCCTTTGGTGAAACACTGAGCTTATAACTACATTCATGCTGTTTCACCTTCTGTTCACGAGCTCAGCTCAGAGGACGAACCGCCGGGGTGTCCCACCACggtgtcctctgctctgctggacgCTCAGTTCACCCAGCACCACTTGAAGCAGCTTAATTAGACCATATATTTCCGTCTATGGGCCACTGATCAGAGTGTGTAGCGGTTAAGTGTTCGTGAGCTGCTCTGTTTGGGTCTTGGTGGAGGTGAAGGGTCTCAAGAAGCAAACGTAGACACATGTGGACATTAACGTCGAACAACACCAAGATCGTTTCCACAGGAAGCTTTTCAGAAGCGACACTGATCGAGCGAAGAGAAACACTGATATTTGTTCAGGTTGTAAAACGGTTTGttatttgttctgtgtgtgtgtgtgtgtgtgtgtgtgtgtgtgtgtgtgtgtgtgtgtgtgtgtgtgtgtgtgtgtgtgacgatGCACAGATCTTGGCTCATCTCACCTTTCACCTGCAGATCATGTGATCACCTTCAGTCTAATTTCTC
This window encodes:
- the LOC139347405 gene encoding NLR family CARD domain-containing protein 3-like; amino-acid sequence: MNECEDRHEGGRPSKTGLRGEPDSRTKAQRIDQQGPDSPEPTCVSMRSDRSMHQPVTFKCGHPSASPRFHQQSLKVPNGQPAQQHQTDLDSIFKLLEENIVSFVVNELKKVQRVLRSDDPEYFESQREDEEVLDSEDEEQSREAFLKITQHFLKRMKQADLADCLQSRTRVPVCRCKLKSNLKEKFQSVFEGIAKAGNQTLLNQIYTELFITEGGTGEVNDEHEVRQIETASRKPHGPETIIRQEDIFKASPGRDEPIRTVMTKGVAGIGKTVLTQKFTLDWAEDKAHQDIQFMFPFTFRELNVLREKKFSLVELVHHFFPETKEAGICRFEEFRVLFIFDGLDESRLPLDFTNNEILTDATESTSVDVLLANLIRRNLLPSARLWITTRPAAANQIPPECVDMVTETSRSLHIMCHIPVFCWITATVLEDVMKTREEGQLPKTLTEMYIHFLVVQSKVKNIKYDGGAESDPQWTPESKKMIESLGKLAFEQLQKGNLIFYQSDLTDVQEFLAALHVHLTFINSGVNLLSEEQSTFWWSNIFRGKLKLKHFYQSAVNKAFQSPNGHLDLFLRFLLGLSLQANQNFLPGLLTQTGCSSETNEKPVEYIKEKISENVSAEKSINLFHCLNELNDRSLVDQIQQSLSSGSLSTDKLSPAHWSALVFILLSSEKDLDVFDLKKYSASEKALLRLLPVVKATNKALLTGCNLSDRSCEVLSSVLSSQSSSLRELDLSNNDLQDSGAKLLSAGLESPHCELETLRLSGCLITEDGCASLASALSSNPSHLRELDLSYNHPGDAGAKLLSAGLEDPHWGLDTLRLDHGGAQRLKPGLRKYFCELMLDVNTANRNLRLSDNNRTVTRVKEDLPYSDHPDRFGCWQLLCGTGLTGRCYWEVEWRGGVRVAVTYRGISRKGNSDDCMFGKNDQSWSLNCSDGGFSVWHSNRVMSLPLSVSNRVAVYVDCPAGTLSFYRVSSDSLVHLHTFSTTFTEPLYAGFRLWLYDSSVSLCSL